A single genomic interval of Demequina sp. NBRC 110054 harbors:
- a CDS encoding mechanosensitive ion channel family protein yields the protein MLEDGLQVLIAVGISVGGALVALIVVEALMRLIARRSEWARGLKAQVRRPFRVLAIVLGLWIGLRAALIGADWWHGFTRIFTIAAVVIVAWLLIALVQFFSDIALGYSKIDVPDNGLARRLRTQTLIVKRLAIALIVVIAVGGILFTFDEVRAVGASVLASAGIASIVAGLAAQSVLGNMFAGVQLVFSDALRVDDVIVARGEWGRVGEITLSYVVLDLWDDRRLVLPCTYFTTTPYENWTRQGSELLGSVEFDLDWRVSPQKMREHLETVLTQTPLYDGRANVLQVTEATGGYVRVRILVTAKDAPTLYDLRCFVREAMVLWIQSVLPDAAPAQRILLSEQKANPTRRSLKPEVAGETGLFHGSPEAEERASAFTQAIPRDQLEQEIGEISPAPEEPRRD from the coding sequence ATGCTTGAGGACGGGTTGCAGGTACTGATCGCTGTGGGGATCAGCGTCGGCGGGGCTCTCGTCGCGCTGATCGTGGTCGAGGCCCTCATGAGGCTCATCGCGCGCCGCAGCGAGTGGGCGCGTGGCCTCAAGGCCCAGGTGCGCCGCCCGTTCCGGGTGCTCGCGATCGTGCTGGGCCTGTGGATCGGGCTGCGTGCGGCGCTCATCGGCGCCGACTGGTGGCACGGCTTCACACGCATCTTCACGATCGCGGCCGTCGTCATCGTCGCGTGGCTGCTGATCGCGCTCGTGCAGTTCTTCTCCGACATCGCGCTCGGCTACAGCAAGATCGACGTGCCGGACAACGGCCTCGCCCGGCGCCTGCGCACGCAGACGCTCATCGTGAAGCGGCTCGCGATCGCGCTCATCGTCGTGATCGCGGTGGGCGGCATCCTGTTCACCTTCGACGAGGTGCGCGCGGTCGGGGCGAGCGTGCTCGCCTCGGCGGGCATCGCCTCGATCGTCGCGGGCCTCGCGGCGCAGTCGGTGCTCGGCAACATGTTCGCGGGCGTGCAGCTCGTCTTCTCCGATGCGCTGCGCGTCGACGACGTGATCGTCGCCCGCGGCGAGTGGGGCCGGGTCGGCGAGATCACGCTGAGCTACGTGGTTCTCGACCTGTGGGACGACCGGCGCCTGGTGCTGCCGTGCACCTACTTCACGACGACTCCGTACGAGAACTGGACGCGGCAGGGCTCGGAGCTGCTCGGCTCGGTCGAGTTCGACCTCGACTGGCGGGTCTCCCCGCAGAAGATGCGCGAGCACCTTGAGACGGTCCTCACCCAGACGCCGCTGTACGACGGCCGCGCGAACGTGCTCCAGGTGACCGAGGCGACCGGGGGCTACGTGCGGGTCCGCATCCTCGTCACGGCCAAGGACGCCCCGACGCTGTACGACCTGCGCTGCTTCGTGCGCGAGGCGATGGTGCTGTGGATCCAGTCCGTGCTCCCGGACGCCGCGCCCGCCCAGCGCATCCTGCTGTCGGAGCAGAAGGCGAACCCGACGCGCCGGTCGCTCAAGCCCGAGGTCGCGGGCGAGACCGGGCTGTTCCATGGGTCCCCGGAGGCCGAGGAGCGCGCGAGCGCCTTCACCCAGGCGATTCCGCGCGACCAGCTCGAGCAGGAGATCGGCGAGATCTCCCCGGCGCCCGAGGAGCCGCGCCGCGACTGA